One genomic window of Bactrocera dorsalis isolate Fly_Bdor chromosome 4, ASM2337382v1, whole genome shotgun sequence includes the following:
- the LOC125778372 gene encoding ecdysone-induced protein 74EF-like gives MDDGSIGGASVRGLALTTAATTKDAHDNVDSTSGSVGGNAINNSNNTSSGGNNNNSARYLGSLSDCQNVSSSGVGIGGGGGGSDLSVSAVGTSAITHIKQSPTSPSPMSSNALEATPTVLQQQQHHHRQSNEELFGATAATTIVAHPHSTLATLDMQQQQAHAHAQQHHHQQQQQQQQQQHLQRLSSLSSISATASAAAADVVTSSRGGIGALTHTLGSGSSLLNERPPPPPYSSSAAVMASKVFHAGSCAASSMEALSGDEPPLAASSSRLTAYEQFLKLSAQEYAATSASDNASVLNLSSIGKAASESDLMLRHANVATVMAAAAAGSVSVVEGSGVGIADGCERN, from the coding sequence ATGGACGACGGTTCGATAGGTGGCGCCAGTGTGCGCGGCTTGGCGCTCACAACGGCGGCAACAACAAAGGACGCGCACGACAATGTCGATAGCACCAGCGGCAGCGTTGGCGGCAACGcaatcaacaacagcaacaacacaagcagcggtggcaacaacaacaatagcgcgcGTTATCTCGGCAGTCTCAGCGATTGCCAAAACGTAAGCAGCAGCGGTGTTGGCattggcggcggcggcggcggcagcgaTCTGAGCGTCTCAGCGGTTGGCACATCGGCCATTACGCACATCAAGCAATCGCCAACATCGCCGAGTCCAATGAGCAGCAACGCTTTAGAAGCCACACCAACTgttctgcaacaacaacaacatcatcacCGACAATCAAACGAAGAGCTGTTCGGCGCCACAGCCGCAACGACCATTGTGGCACATCCCCATTCGACGTTGGCGACGCTCGACATGCAACAGCAGCAAGcacatgcgcatgcgcagcaacatcatcaccagcaacaacaacaacagcagcagcagcaacatttaCAAAGACTCAGCAGCTTGAGCAGCATCAGCGCTACTGCCAGCGCAGCAGCCGCCGACGTTGTAACCAGCAGTCGCGGCGGTATTGGCGCGCTCACGCACACGCtcggcagcggcagcagcttGTTAAACGAGCGTCCGCCACCACCGCCGTACAGCAGCAGCGCCGCCGTTATGGCTAGCAAAGTATTCCACGCCGGCTCGTGCGCTGCCAGCAGCATGGAGGCGTTGAGCGGCGATGAACCGCCACTAGCGGCGTCGAGCTCGCGCCTAACGGCTTATGAGCAGTTTCTCAAGTTGTCCGCACAAGAGTATGCAGCGACGTCGGCGTCCGATAATGCGTCGGTGTTGAATTTGAGCAGCATCGGTAAGGCGGCGTCGGAGAGCGATTTGATGTTGCGGCACGCGAATGTCGCAACGGTTATGGCGGCCGCAGCGGCGGGGAGTGTCAGCGTGGTGGAGGGCAGCGGTGTTGGTATCGCGGATGGTTGTGAGCGTAATtaa